The following nucleotide sequence is from Arvicola amphibius chromosome 1, mArvAmp1.2, whole genome shotgun sequence.
GATCTAGACATCTGGAGTTATGTGTAgatatctgttttttttcttggttgggtAGGTGTTCTGTTCTTTGGTTTATGATACCCACTTTGACTTCTAGCCTAGTATGGCAGTGGTGGGGTCCCTGGTGAGAATATTTATGGGTTTCAAGTGTGCTGGTTGAGGAGTCTCTAGTAGAGAGAGGATTTGTGGACTGGTGAGAATCAGAAAGGAATGCAGAGAAGCCATAAAGAAAAGCTGGAAGGGCAATGAGAAAGAACTAGGGGGACCCTAGAGATCTGTACCAATAGGCAGTGTCCCAAGGGAATGGACATGGGTTGGGAGCAGGGGATCATGTAGGCAGACTGCAGCAGGGTTAAAGGCTAGTGTGGAGAGAGCTAAATGGAGAATAGGAAGGATTAATGTCACCTACCTAGGTCCAGTCAATTGTGTACACTTGGAGTCCTTGGTAGAGAGGAGTTCTGTAAGTCTGCAGGTGTCATACAGGAGTGCGGATGAGCTAGAGGAAAGTCTGATGTATATACGAATGAAGTCGAAGGAACAGCTGACTCATCTGTCTGTGATTTACAGAATGTCATTTTATCATATTGCTGATGTTTGGGACACAGTGATGGCTTCTTTGGGAGTTTATCAGTTTTAATTTCTAAGTCAGCAATTGAGACCCAGCAGCTCATGCTTATCTGTTTATCCTgggccccccctttttttttctatttgtgccTTGGATGCTGTCTGCCCTCTGCTTGTATTAGAAGAAACAGAGACATCTGAGGCAGCATTACACTATTATTTCCCACAATAAGTCTGGATTTTGAGCAGGATGAAAATAACTTCACTTAATTGACATACATCAGTTAATGGAAAACTCGTCTGCTAGAATGCTCTGAATTGATATAGGATCTAAAGATACAGGTGGAAATAGTGATTGATGCTTTATTGATGCTATATTTACTCAATATTCACTGCACACGATGTTTGCACAGTATTTTACACTGTCTTGTTGGGTAATTCAAGCAACACTGTGAGCATCATGGTGCAATTATCTCAGTGCAAAAAGATAATTCTGGGGCATGAGTGACTGAGTGACTTGCCAGTGTCATGTCGTTGGTGTTGTTAAAATTGGGCATGAAGCTAGAGAGAATGAGTACAAGAGAGTTTAATCACTTCTACTTTCAGAGCTCTCACAGAAACTAACTTCCTAccctatccattttcctgcaaaattcaagatgtcattattttttctgctgtgtagtactccattgtgtaaatgtaccacattttccttatctattccagaaaacattttgagtgaggtaacccagcacagaaagacaattatcacatgtactcactcataagtggcttttaaacataaagcaaagaaaaccaatctacaaatcacaatcccagagaacttagacaacaatgaggagactaagagagacttacatagatctaatctacatgggaactagaaaaagacaagatctcctgagtaaattgggagcatggggaccttagggaaGCATTGATGGGGattggggaggcagggaggggagcagagaaaaatgtagagctcaataaaaatcaattaaaaaggaaaaagtgggttttttttgattaattttcctAATCCTCTACTGACCTTTGATTTATATTCTGTTCCAGGACACAGAcactgttaaagaaaaaaaatgcactcaTCCTGCCAGCCATTATGTCTGGAGCCAACAGCTCCAGCCTGACCCCAGACTTCTTTATCTTGAATGGTATCCCTGGGCTGGAAGATGCCCATGTCTGGATCTCTCTGCCATTCTGCTTCATGTACATGATTGCTGTTGTGGGGAACTGTGGGCTTATCTACCTCATTGGCCATGAGGAGATCTTACACCGACCTATGTACTACTTTCTAACGCTGCTCTCCTTCACTGATATAATCTTGTGCACTACCACTGTGCCCAATATGCTGTGTATATTCTGGTTCAACCTCAAAAAGATTGGGTTTGAAGCTTGCCTGGTTCAGATGTTTTTTGTGCATACCTTCACAGCTACAGAGTCTGGTATGTTAATGCTTATGGCCCTGgatcgctatgtggccatctgctaCCCTTTACGCTATGGAACCATCCTGACCAACCCTGTGATTGCCAAGGCTAGTCTTGCTACATTCTTGAGGAGTGTAGCATTTATCCTCCCTTTCACTTTCCTCACGAAGCGCCTGCCTTATTGCCGAGGCAACACCATCCCTCACGCCTATTGTGACCACATGTCTGTGGCCAAAATATCCTGTGGCAATGTCAAGGTCAATGCAGTCTATGGGCTGTTAGTTGCTCTTGTGGTTTGTGCATTTGACATATTCTGTATCACCGTGTCATACACAATGATATTGAGAGCAGTAATGAAGCTGTCCTCTACAGATGCTCGTCACAAAGCCTTCAGCACCTGCACATCTCACATCTGTGCCATTGTGATCACTTATGTGCCtgccttttttaatttcttcaccCATCGTTTTGGGGGACGCACGATT
It contains:
- the LOC119827116 gene encoding olfactory receptor 52N2-like produces the protein MSGANSSSLTPDFFILNGIPGLEDAHVWISLPFCFMYMIAVVGNCGLIYLIGHEEILHRPMYYFLTLLSFTDIILCTTTVPNMLCIFWFNLKKIGFEACLVQMFFVHTFTATESGMLMLMALDRYVAICYPLRYGTILTNPVIAKASLATFLRSVAFILPFTFLTKRLPYCRGNTIPHAYCDHMSVAKISCGNVKVNAVYGLLVALVVCAFDIFCITVSYTMILRAVMKLSSTDARHKAFSTCTSHICAIVITYVPAFFNFFTHRFGGRTIPHHIHITVANLYLLLPATMNPIVYGVKTRQIRESVIKFFSGDKSDITEIK